The genomic interval TTGGATTTGTTTTCCTATTTTTTTGGGGTTTGGTCCTACTGCTATTGTTGTTGGGCCTGATCCGCTTATTGTGCATCCGTGGGCTCCTGTTTTGAGAGCTTGTTTTTTGGCGTTTTTATAGCCTGGTATTGTTTTGGCCCTTATTGGTTCTGCAATTGTATCGTGCATTCCTTGTCCGATTTTTTCGATGTCTCCTTCAATAATTCCTTGTGTGATTAGTGATGCGTGGTAGATGTTTTGTTTTGCTTGGTTTAATGTGATTTTTCGGGGAATTTGTTTTCTTGCTTCTCTTGTTTTGCTTGTGTGTTCTGGGATTACGAGGGTTATTTTGAAGGGTTTTGGGGTTATTTGGTTGATTTGGTTGTTGTTTGGTTTTATTGTGCAGAATCCTCCAGTTATTGCGGGTCCTACGTTGTCTGAATGGGTTTCTCCAGCGGCTACTTCTTCCCCTTGTGCCGCTATATTTATCAATTCGTTTGTTGTGTGGTTTAGATTGAACAGTTTGTTTATTGCTACTGCTGTTGCTGCTGCGCTTGCAGCACTACTTCCTAACCCACTGCCAGGTGGAATCCCCTTATGCAGCTCTATATGTACCGATTGATCCGGAAGCATCTTTTGAGCCACAACACCAGCTGTATTATGTTCTGGATCCGTTGGTATATCTCCACTACCCACACCGTTTATAGTTATCTCAGTCTCACTCGATTTCTTAACCGTAACTCTATCAAATGGTCTTCTAACCGCAAGCCCAAAAACATCATATCCAGGCCCCATATTAGCAACAGTTGCCGGAGCCTTCACAGTAATTCTATCTATATCAATTACCTCCAAAAAAAGAAACCTACCAAACTAAAAAAATTATATAAAAGATACCACAATCCAATCCAGTCCAATCTAATATAATCTAATTTAATCTAATTTAATCTAATTTTGTTTATTTTAATTTTGTTTTTTTGTTGGTTTGGTTTTTGTTTTTTTATGTTTCCATTTTGAGTGATTGTTTGATTTTTTTGGCGTATCTGACTACCATTATTCCTAGGAATGCTATTGTTAGGCCTCCGATTATTGAGAATGCTAGTACTTGGTATGCTGTTGTTGTTGCGCCTTCTGATATGCTTAGTACGTAGGCGCTTCCTCCCCATATTATTAGGCCTGTTGCTATTGTGAGGAAGGGTAGTACTGTGTATCTCCATACGTGTTTTGATTTTTTTATGTAGCTGTCGAATAGTTTTCCGAGTAGGCCCATTATAGCTGCGGCTATTATCCACCATATGCTTGAGGTTAGTATGTGTGCGGTCATTACTAGGTTGGATGTTTGTTCGATTTCTAGGTATGTTAGGTATGCTTGCATTCCTCCTATTAGTAGTATTATGAATGAGGCTGTGTAGGTTACGAATGATATGTTTCCGCTTAGTAGTGATTCTTTTAGTTCGTATGCGATTCTGTAGATGTATTCTTCTCCGCCTATTGCTTTGAATATCATGTATAGTCCTAGTACGATGAATATGCCGCTGATGGCGAGTTCGGAGTGGCCGAGGAATGTGAATATTGAGTATGCGACTAATGCTAGGCCTATTGGTATGAAGAATGTTTGCATGAATCTGGGGTCTTCCATGAATCTTTTGAGTAGGTAGTATGTTGTTTCGAGGTTTTGGCTTTGTTTTACTACGACTCTTTTGACTGAGTTTACTTTTACTCTTGATTCTACGATTGGCATTACGTTTTCGTCTTCGGCTCCATCTGTGATGACGATTGCTCTTTCTATTGGGTGGTTTTCTAGTATTTCGTCAAGTTGTCTGGCGACTTCGTTATCCGATTCTATTCCAAGGTTTTCTGAACCGGTTACTGTTGCTAAAACAACATCTTCTCCCTGTTTTTTTAGGTCTCTAGCTGTTTTCACTCCTGCATACACCGAGTTTATATCAGAATCTTCTGGATCGTTTATAGCAAGTTTCTGAGCAGCTTCTAGGTTAGCTTCCTCCCCAACGATAGGGCCATCTACTCCTGCTTTCAACCCAATATCATTATCACGATCTATACAGAGTATAAGAGTCTTCATTGAACAAAATCCGTTTTTTCAAACCAAATACAACATTCAAAAACCTATACCCACAACCCCTGTACCTAAACTGAAACACTGAAGGCTTTGACGTAAGGAAAAATAGTTCATCATGCGCAATAAAAATATCGATTAACACACCAACCAACAACCACCAGCCAAAAACCTACTTCCTAACTCAAGAGATAACGATTTCAACAGGGAAAAAAGTTTTAATATATCTAAAAAAACTTACTCTCTAATCCTACACACGCCATACCTTGTTTTAAACTCTATTTGGATTTTTATTGTTGTGTTTTGTGGTTTGGTTTTGTTGGGGTTTTAGATTATGTTTTTTTGTTTGAGTTTTTCTGGTAGGTATGTTTTTGTTACGTAGTCGAGGCCGTATTTTGCTAGTGATTGTTGTTCTGATTTTTTTTCGAGTTCTAGTTGGAGTTTGATTTCGTTTTTCCAGAATGGTGTGTTGAATCGGGGGTCGGTTAGTTCGCTTTCTAGGGCTTTTTTGTCTTGTTCGTTTAGTGTGTCTGTTGGTAGTTCGTGTTCTACTATGTCGGTTGGGCATACTCCTATGAATTTTGCGTTTGGTGTTGCCATGTATTCTGATAGGTGGGCGCTTTTTATTGAGCCGTATGCTACGCTTGAGAATATTCGGTAGCTCCATGGGTCTGCGTCTGTGAATACTGTTATTGGTAGGTTGAGTTCTGTGTTTAGGCGTTTTATTATTCGTCTGGTGGAGCGTGCTGGCTGGCCTTTTAGGTGTACTACTATTGCGTTGTATTTTTCGTCGAATCCGTTTTCTATTAGTCGGTCTCTCATTCCGCCGGTTTCTATGGCTATTACGAAGTCTGCGTTGTGGTTTTTGAATTTTACGTTGTCGGGGTTGTTGGGGATTTGGTATCCTCCTTCTCCTACGTCGTATTGGCAGTGGATTTTTCTGGTTCCTCTTTTTGTTTTTTCTTCTATTGTTAGTGGTCCTATGATTGTTGCTCCGTCTTCTTCGGGTCGTATGTGGAAGTCTTCTCTTTTCATGTTGGTTACGATTTCGAGGTCTTCGATGAGTTTGTCTGATTCGCTTTGTTGTTTGAATTTGGCGTTTTTCCAGTTTTCGCTTATGTAGTATAGTTCTCGGAGGGTTGAGGAGCGTTGTTGTTCTAGTTGGGTTTTGAAGAAGTCTATTGTGTATAGCATTTTTAGTAGGCGGTAGGCTCCTCGTATTGTTTTTGCGGATCTGGTGCTTTTGTTGTCTCCGTATTTCCAGACCTGGTGTTTTTCGTCGAGTTCGATGTTGTTTTTGGTTCTTGTTGGTATTTTTATTTCTGGTATTTGTTTGTTTTCGAATTGGTTGTGGAATTGGTGTGCGATTTGGAGTATTTTTTTTATGTCTTGGTCGTTTTTATTGGTCATTTTGGTTTTCTCCTGTTTGTGTTATTGTTAGTATTTCTTTTGGTATGCCGGTTATTTGGGGTTTTATGTTGGGTTTTTGGTTTTTTGGTGTTTTTATTTTTAGTTTTAGTTTGTCTTTTTCTCCTGATGATAGTTGTCGGTTCCATTGTAGTGTGATGTGGTCTTCTGATATCTGTTTTTTTGGTTTTGGTTTTGCTTCGATTAGTTGGTCTGTTAGGGGTAGGTTTATTTGGATTTCTTTTTTTGTTCTGTCGTGGTTTTCTAGGTTGATTGTTGCTGTGTGGTGGTTTTGGTTTTTTGTTATGTTTGTTGTTACGAGGAAGTTGTTGTTGATTTTGGCTATTACTTGTTCTGTGTTTTTGGTTTGTTTGCCTGTTATTTTTTGTAGTTTTTGGGCCATGTCGGGTATTATTTTTTGTATTACGTTTCTTTTGCTTTTTCTTTGTGAGATTCGTTTTTGTCGTTTTAGGTATTTTTTGAGGTTTCTTGCGGTTTCTCTTACTGCTCTTTCGACTTCGTTTCTTATTTGTTCTACGTTTGCGATTGCGTCTTTGCTTTCGCTTGTGAATGGTACGTTTGTACTTGCTACGTGGATCATTATTACTGCTGGGCCTTTTGGTATGCCTGTTCCGCCTGATTGGTTGAGTTCGTATCTTCGCCAGTCGATGTCTTTGATTGCTTTTGTTGTTACGCATCCGCCTCTTTGGTATAGTAGGGGTACTCGGTTTGCGAGTCGTAGTAGGTCTATTTTTTCTTCTTCTGGTTTTTGGATGCCGTAGGCGATTCCGGTTTCTACTATGAATGGGTTTCCTGAGTATACGCTTGCTGATCTTGTGGTTGCGGTTATGTATTCGGCTTCTGGGTATTCTTTTGATAGGCCTTTTTCGATGCGGTCTCTGCCCATTGGGCTTAGGCAGTCGGTGGGTGGTGATATTAGGTTGACTTGTTTGAATGCGTTGATTAGTTTTTTTGCTTCTTTTCGACCCATTTTTTTTATTTCGGCTTGGGGTTTTAGGTTGGCTGTTTCACAGATTTCTTGGGCTGTGGTTTTACCGACTCTGGTGAACTCGTTTTTGAGGAATGCGTTTAGTTGTCGGGACTCGGTTTTTCGCATCATTTTTAGGAGGGTTCCTAGTTCGATTCCGGCTGGATGGGGTTTGATTTCTTTTGGTTTGGGTGGTAGTTCGTTTACGGCTCTTTCGAAGACTGTTCTTTTTTCACCGGGCTCTACAAATGTTATTCGGGCGTGTGGGTTTGCGATGCCGGTGGTTTTTAGGTAGTTGTATATGGATTGTCTCCGTCCTTTGACATACATTCCTGTTAGGTGTATTTCTATTCTTGTTCCATGTGGCCGGGTCCAGTCTACGACTTCGTCACGTGTTATCTCAGGTTCGTTTGTATCTGTGTTGATGTTTATTTCGTAGAGGTGGGCTGGGTCGTCTGGAGATATTTTTGAGATTATGCGGGCGCTTTTACCGGTTGTTAGTTGGCCGTATAGGACGGCGGCTGAGATACCGATACCTTGTTGGCCTCGTGACTGGACAAATTTATGGAATCTGGAGCCGTATAGGAGTTTTCCGAATATTTTGGGTATCTGTTTTTTTATGACTCCCGGGCCATTGTCTTCTATCACTACTTTGTATTCATCGTTTTTTTCAGTTATCTCTATATATAGGTCTGGGAGGTATCCTGCTTCCTCACACGCATCTAGACTGTTGTCAACCCCTTCTTTCACACAGGTTATCAGGCTGCGGGCGCTTGAATCAAATCCAAGCATCTGTCGGTTTCGTTCGAAAAACTCAGCTACACTTATCTCTTTCTGGCTCTCCGCGAGCGATTCAGCAATAGGATCCTCCATAAAACTACCTCTTATTATAAAAAAAATCTAAATTAAGTTCTTAACATTATTTTTTTTTGTTTTGTCGGTACGGTATAGGTCATTTTGCGTGTTTGTGTTAGTTTTGTGTTGGTTGGATGTCGGTTATTTTGTCGTTTTTGGTTTGCATTAGTTTTACTCCTTGTGTGTTTCTTGATTGTATTGATATGTCTGTTATTGGTATTCTGATTGTCATTCCTTTTTGGGTTGCGAGCATTAGGTATTGGTTTTTGTTTACTGCTTCGATTTTTTTTACTTTGCCGTTTCTTTTGTTTGTTTTTAGTGTGATTACGCCTTTTGAGCCTCTGTGTGTTTGTCTGTATTTTTTGGTTGGTGTTAGTTTTCCGTATCCGTTTTCTGATACTGTGAGTATGTGTTGGTTGTTGGTTGTTGTTGTTGCTCCGATGACTTCGTCGTTTTGTTCTAGTCTCATTCCGATTACGCCCATTGTGTTTCGGCCTGTTGGTCGTACTTCTGTTTCGTTGAATTTTGTTAGTTGGCCGTTTTTTGTTGCGATTATTATTTTTTGGTTTTTTTCTAGTTTTTTTACGTCTATTAGTTGGTCGTTGGGTTTTAGGTCGATTGCTATTATTCCTGTTTTTCGGGGGTTGCTGTATTTTTTTAGGGGTGTTCTTTTTATGTAGCCTTGTTTTGTTGTGAATAGTAGGTCTATGTTTTTTTCGAGGTTGTTGGTTGGTATTATTGTTGTGATTTTTTCGTTTTTGTCTAGTTGTAGGAGGTTTACTATTGGTTTTCCTCGGCTTCGTCGTGAGTATTCGGGTATTCGGTATGTTTCTAGCCAGTAGACGTTTCCTTGGTTTGTGAATAGTAGTAGCATGTCGTGTGTGGATGCTGTTGTGATTTGTCGTAGTTGGTCTGTTTGTTTTAGGTCTGTTCCGATTATTCCTGTTCCGCTTCTGTTTTGTATTCTGTATTCGGATAGTGGGGTTCTTTTTATGTAGCCTTGTTCTGTTAGGAATATTGTGACTTGTTTTTTGGGTATTAGGTCTATTTCTTGTATTGATTCCATTCCGTCTTTTATTTGGGTTTTTCGTGTGTCTCCGTGGTTTTCTTTGAGTTCTACGAGTTCTTTTTTCACTCGGTCGAGTAGGTTTTGGCGTTTGGATAGTAGGTTTTTGTATTGTTCGATTGATTTTTTGAGTGATTTGTGTTCTTTTTTTAGTGATTCTTTTTCGAGTTTTGTTAGTCTCTGTAGTCTCATGTTTAGGATTGCTTTTGTTTGTTTTTCTGTTAGGTTGTATTGTGTTTGTAGTTTTTGCATTGCGTCTTTTCGTCCTTCTGATGATTGTAGTAGTTCTAGGACGGTGTCGATGTTTTCTACTGCGTGTGTTAATCCTTTTACTATGTGTAGGCGTTTTTCGTCTCCTTTGAGTAGGTATTGGGTTCGTCTTTTCACTACGTTTGTTCTGTGGTCGATGTAGTGTTGGAGCATTTCTTTTAGTGATAGGACTTCGGGTTCGTTATCTACGATGGATAGGTTGTTTATTCCGAATGTGGTTTCTAGGGTTGTGCTTTTGTATATTCTGTTTTGCACTACTTCGGGGTTGGCGTCTCTTTTTAGTTCTATGACTACTCTGAGTCCTTCTCGGTCTGATTCGTCTCGTAGGTCGGATATGCCTTGTATTTTGTCTTCTTTTACGAGTTCGGCTATTTGTTCTACGATTTTGGATTTTTTGACTTGGTATGGGATGCTGTCTATTATGATCTGATTTTGGTCTTCGTCGATTCTGGTTTTGCCTCGGACGGTTATTTTTCCTCTACCGGTTTTGTATGCTTGGTAGATTCCTTCTCTTCCGATGATTTCTCCGGCTGTTGGGAAGTCGGGTCCTTCGACGTAATCCATTAGGTCTGTTATTTCTGCTTTTGGGTTGTCGATTAGGTGTATGGCTGCGTCTATGACTTCGGTTAGGTTGTGTGGTGGTATGTTTGTTGCCATTCCTACTGCTATTCCGGATGCGCCGTTTACGAGTAGGTTTGGTAGTTTTGCTGGTAGTACTGCGGGTTCTTTCATTGAGCCGTCGAAGTTGTCTTTCCAGTCTACGGTTTCTTTGTCGAGGTCTTCCAGCATCTCTTCGGCTTGTTCGGTTAATCTTGCTTCTGTGTATCGCATTGCTGCTGCGGAGTCTCCGTCGAGTGATCCATAGTTTCCTTGGCCGTCTACCAATCTGTATCTTAGTGAGAAGTCTTGGGCCATTCTGACCATTGCGTCGTATACGGCTGTGTCGCCGTGTGGATGGTATTTACCTAGGACGTCTCCGACTACTCTAGCGCTTTTTTTGTATGGCTTGTTGTGTCTTAGACCCATGTCGTGCATTGCGTATAGTATGCGGCGGTGTACTGGTTTTAATCCGTCTCGGACGTCGGGTAGTGCTCGACCTACTATGACGCTCATCGAGTAGTCTAGGTAGGCTTCTTTCATCTTGCTTTGTATTT from Methanonatronarchaeum thermophilum carries:
- a CDS encoding homoserine kinase, producing MEVIDIDRITVKAPATVANMGPGYDVFGLAVRRPFDRVTVKKSSETEITINGVGSGDIPTDPEHNTAGVVAQKMLPDQSVHIELHKGIPPGSGLGSSAASAAATAVAINKLFNLNHTTNELINIAAQGEEVAAGETHSDNVGPAITGGFCTIKPNNNQINQITPKPFKITLVIPEHTSKTREARKQIPRKITLNQAKQNIYHASLITQGIIEGDIEKIGQGMHDTIAEPIRAKTIPGYKNAKKQALKTGAHGCTISGSGPTTIAVGPNPKKIGKQIQKAYKQKNINSKLIITKPGKGTQTLKTKT
- a CDS encoding DUF373 family protein, coding for MKTLILCIDRDNDIGLKAGVDGPIVGEEANLEAAQKLAINDPEDSDINSVYAGVKTARDLKKQGEDVVLATVTGSENLGIESDNEVARQLDEILENHPIERAIVITDGAEDENVMPIVESRVKVNSVKRVVVKQSQNLETTYYLLKRFMEDPRFMQTFFIPIGLALVAYSIFTFLGHSELAISGIFIVLGLYMIFKAIGGEEYIYRIAYELKESLLSGNISFVTYTASFIILLIGGMQAYLTYLEIEQTSNLVMTAHILTSSIWWIIAAAIMGLLGKLFDSYIKKSKHVWRYTVLPFLTIATGLIIWGGSAYVLSISEGATTTAYQVLAFSIIGGLTIAFLGIMVVRYAKKIKQSLKMET
- a CDS encoding DNA topoisomerase IV subunit A; the encoded protein is MTNKNDQDIKKILQIAHQFHNQFENKQIPEIKIPTRTKNNIELDEKHQVWKYGDNKSTRSAKTIRGAYRLLKMLYTIDFFKTQLEQQRSSTLRELYYISENWKNAKFKQQSESDKLIEDLEIVTNMKREDFHIRPEEDGATIIGPLTIEEKTKRGTRKIHCQYDVGEGGYQIPNNPDNVKFKNHNADFVIAIETGGMRDRLIENGFDEKYNAIVVHLKGQPARSTRRIIKRLNTELNLPITVFTDADPWSYRIFSSVAYGSIKSAHLSEYMATPNAKFIGVCPTDIVEHELPTDTLNEQDKKALESELTDPRFNTPFWKNEIKLQLELEKKSEQQSLAKYGLDYVTKTYLPEKLKQKNII
- a CDS encoding DNA topoisomerase VI subunit B; this translates as MEDPIAESLAESQKEISVAEFFERNRQMLGFDSSARSLITCVKEGVDNSLDACEEAGYLPDLYIEITEKNDEYKVVIEDNGPGVIKKQIPKIFGKLLYGSRFHKFVQSRGQQGIGISAAVLYGQLTTGKSARIISKISPDDPAHLYEININTDTNEPEITRDEVVDWTRPHGTRIEIHLTGMYVKGRRQSIYNYLKTTGIANPHARITFVEPGEKRTVFERAVNELPPKPKEIKPHPAGIELGTLLKMMRKTESRQLNAFLKNEFTRVGKTTAQEICETANLKPQAEIKKMGRKEAKKLINAFKQVNLISPPTDCLSPMGRDRIEKGLSKEYPEAEYITATTRSASVYSGNPFIVETGIAYGIQKPEEEKIDLLRLANRVPLLYQRGGCVTTKAIKDIDWRRYELNQSGGTGIPKGPAVIMIHVASTNVPFTSESKDAIANVEQIRNEVERAVRETARNLKKYLKRQKRISQRKSKRNVIQKIIPDMAQKLQKITGKQTKNTEQVIAKINNNFLVTTNITKNQNHHTATINLENHDRTKKEIQINLPLTDQLIEAKPKPKKQISEDHITLQWNRQLSSGEKDKLKLKIKTPKNQKPNIKPQITGIPKEILTITQTGENQNDQ
- the gyrA gene encoding DNA gyrase subunit A; this encodes MNPSEARRVEDVQIQSKMKEAYLDYSMSVIVGRALPDVRDGLKPVHRRILYAMHDMGLRHNKPYKKSARVVGDVLGKYHPHGDTAVYDAMVRMAQDFSLRYRLVDGQGNYGSLDGDSAAAMRYTEARLTEQAEEMLEDLDKETVDWKDNFDGSMKEPAVLPAKLPNLLVNGASGIAVGMATNIPPHNLTEVIDAAIHLIDNPKAEITDLMDYVEGPDFPTAGEIIGREGIYQAYKTGRGKITVRGKTRIDEDQNQIIIDSIPYQVKKSKIVEQIAELVKEDKIQGISDLRDESDREGLRVVIELKRDANPEVVQNRIYKSTTLETTFGINNLSIVDNEPEVLSLKEMLQHYIDHRTNVVKRRTQYLLKGDEKRLHIVKGLTHAVENIDTVLELLQSSEGRKDAMQKLQTQYNLTEKQTKAILNMRLQRLTKLEKESLKKEHKSLKKSIEQYKNLLSKRQNLLDRVKKELVELKENHGDTRKTQIKDGMESIQEIDLIPKKQVTIFLTEQGYIKRTPLSEYRIQNRSGTGIIGTDLKQTDQLRQITTASTHDMLLLFTNQGNVYWLETYRIPEYSRRSRGKPIVNLLQLDKNEKITTIIPTNNLEKNIDLLFTTKQGYIKRTPLKKYSNPRKTGIIAIDLKPNDQLIDVKKLEKNQKIIIATKNGQLTKFNETEVRPTGRNTMGVIGMRLEQNDEVIGATTTTNNQHILTVSENGYGKLTPTKKYRQTHRGSKGVITLKTNKRNGKVKKIEAVNKNQYLMLATQKGMTIRIPITDISIQSRNTQGVKLMQTKNDKITDIQPTQN